In Actinomycetota bacterium, a single genomic region encodes these proteins:
- a CDS encoding molybdenum cofactor biosynthesis protein MoaE translates to MTGVRVRVRVLPDPIDYGELMAFVSSPAAGASVLFVGTVRDHSEGKTGVTHLEYEAYAERVEDAIATIVGEAGDRWDVLGVAVDHRTGAVDLMEASVAVAVSSAHRDQAFEAARYIIDELKVRAPIWKKEFWDGGAEWARGS, encoded by the coding sequence ATGACCGGAGTACGCGTACGAGTGCGGGTCCTGCCCGACCCGATCGATTACGGCGAACTGATGGCCTTTGTGTCCTCGCCCGCGGCGGGAGCCTCGGTCCTGTTCGTCGGCACCGTTCGGGACCACTCCGAGGGGAAGACGGGCGTCACGCATCTCGAATACGAAGCGTACGCCGAACGGGTCGAGGATGCGATCGCGACGATCGTCGGGGAGGCCGGGGACCGCTGGGATGTGCTCGGAGTCGCGGTCGACCACCGCACAGGTGCCGTCGATCTCATGGAGGCGTCGGTGGCGGTCGCCGTTTCTTCGGCTCATCGGGATCAGGCCTTCGAGGCTGCCCGATACATCATCGACGAGCTGAAGGTCCGGGCTCCGATCTGGAAGAAGGAGTTCTGGGACGGCGGGGCCGAGTGGGCGCGCGGATCCTGA
- the purE gene encoding 5-(carboxyamino)imidazole ribonucleotide mutase, which translates to MRSVSVLMGSEKDLPVMEKAAEVLERFGVPYDLLVMSAHKSLDRVLAHAGQARAGGIGVIIAGAGKAAHLAGVVAARTTLPVVGVPLSASLDGLDALLATVQMPTGVPVATVGIDGAANAALLAISILALDDSALAERLVSYRETLASESFKEIHIQ; encoded by the coding sequence ATGAGAAGTGTTTCCGTGCTCATGGGGTCCGAGAAGGATCTGCCGGTGATGGAGAAGGCCGCCGAAGTCCTCGAGCGCTTCGGTGTGCCGTATGACCTGCTGGTGATGTCCGCGCACAAGAGCCTCGATCGGGTGCTGGCGCACGCCGGCCAGGCACGAGCCGGCGGCATCGGGGTGATCATCGCCGGGGCCGGCAAGGCCGCGCATCTCGCCGGGGTGGTGGCCGCGCGAACGACGCTCCCGGTCGTCGGTGTCCCGCTGAGCGCCTCTCTCGACGGGCTTGACGCATTGTTGGCGACCGTGCAGATGCCGACCGGAGTGCCGGTGGCCACGGTGGGCATCGACGGGGCGGCGAACGCCGCGCTCCTCGCGATTTCGATCCTTGCGCTCGACGATTCCGCCCTCGCGGAACGTCTCGTGTCGTACCGTGAAACCCTGGCTTCAGAGTCCTTCAAGGAGATTCACATCCAATAG
- the purL gene encoding phosphoribosylformylglycinamidine synthase subunit PurL, with product MTDLHRRLGMTDEEFDRVTEILGRPPNDPELAMYSVMWSEHCSYKSSRLHLKDLPTEAPWVVVGPGENAGVVDIGDGWLAALRIESHNHPSFVEPYQGAATGVGGILRDIFTMGARPVGLWNQIRFGELDDPHTRYLLGGVVAGIAGYGNAVGVPTLGGEVEFDDSYRGNPLVNVMCLGILRKEQLVLGTAGPPGSIAVLLGAATGRDGIGGASVLASTGFDEQAAAKRPAVQVGDPYEEKKLIEACLELYERDLVVGVQDLGAAGLSCAASEPAARAQVGMDLDLDAVHLRELGMTASELLMSESQERMMAFVSPDNVDEVLAVAQRWEIEAAVVGSVRPGDRLRVLHHGRTVVDIPASSLSDDAPMLDRPVARPDWMSDLWAHEDQVSGIPLEACLVAMMGHPSLGDPSWIYEQFDHMLFLNTVVGPGLDGSLIRVRGTSKGLAVSTDGNGLTCHLDPRRGAARLVWEGALNVAVLGARPMAIVDNLNFGNPENPAVMWQFTETLAGLSEACEALDTPIVGGNVSFYNETDGVDIFPTPIVGMLGLADPMPRVRARGVEPGMSIFVCGPPQSENVAGTAFQKIVLGTHGGRPIPSDAEVGRRSIETAIRIAHTVDGALLHDVARGGALVALVELLIPAGSGAAIGAPSYAEAFGEDPHRFVCLVPERRVQDVVRIAEDVGCRFEMWGITSVSDHLEFDDGSRVPLDRLRDAWAGAIAARMTGAAHG from the coding sequence ATGACTGACCTGCATCGGCGCCTTGGCATGACCGACGAGGAGTTCGACCGGGTCACCGAGATCCTCGGGCGGCCGCCGAACGATCCCGAACTCGCCATGTACTCGGTGATGTGGTCCGAGCATTGCTCGTACAAGTCCTCGCGGCTCCATCTGAAGGACCTGCCCACCGAGGCGCCCTGGGTGGTGGTTGGACCCGGTGAGAACGCGGGAGTGGTCGACATCGGCGACGGTTGGCTGGCGGCGTTGCGGATCGAAAGCCACAACCATCCGTCATTTGTCGAGCCGTATCAAGGTGCCGCCACCGGTGTGGGGGGGATCCTGCGCGATATCTTCACGATGGGCGCCCGGCCCGTGGGGCTGTGGAACCAGATCCGGTTCGGCGAGTTGGACGATCCACACACTCGCTATCTGCTCGGTGGTGTGGTTGCAGGCATCGCCGGGTACGGGAACGCCGTCGGTGTGCCCACACTGGGCGGGGAAGTCGAGTTCGACGACAGTTACCGGGGAAACCCGCTGGTCAATGTGATGTGTCTTGGCATCCTGCGCAAGGAGCAGCTCGTGCTTGGGACCGCAGGTCCCCCAGGGTCGATCGCGGTTCTCCTTGGAGCGGCGACCGGTCGTGACGGGATCGGGGGAGCGTCCGTGCTCGCCTCCACCGGTTTCGACGAGCAGGCGGCCGCGAAACGGCCCGCCGTACAGGTCGGTGACCCCTACGAAGAGAAGAAGCTCATCGAGGCCTGCCTCGAACTGTATGAGCGTGATCTCGTCGTCGGTGTACAGGATCTTGGTGCTGCAGGACTCAGCTGTGCTGCGAGCGAGCCTGCCGCCAGGGCGCAGGTGGGTATGGATCTCGATCTCGACGCCGTCCATCTTCGCGAACTCGGGATGACCGCCTCCGAGCTGCTCATGTCCGAATCGCAGGAACGCATGATGGCCTTCGTGTCGCCGGACAACGTCGATGAGGTACTTGCCGTCGCCCAACGGTGGGAGATCGAGGCCGCCGTCGTCGGGTCGGTGCGGCCGGGCGACCGATTGCGGGTCCTGCATCACGGGCGCACCGTTGTCGACATTCCTGCTTCGAGTCTCTCCGATGATGCGCCGATGCTCGATCGTCCGGTTGCGAGACCGGACTGGATGAGCGATCTGTGGGCACACGAAGATCAGGTGTCCGGCATCCCGCTGGAAGCGTGCCTCGTCGCAATGATGGGTCATCCCTCTCTCGGAGACCCGTCGTGGATCTATGAGCAGTTCGATCACATGCTCTTTCTCAACACGGTCGTCGGGCCCGGACTCGACGGTTCGCTCATTCGCGTCCGCGGGACCTCGAAAGGTCTCGCCGTCTCCACCGACGGCAACGGTCTGACCTGTCATCTCGACCCGAGGCGAGGCGCCGCTCGACTCGTCTGGGAGGGGGCGCTCAACGTCGCGGTGCTTGGTGCCCGACCGATGGCGATCGTCGACAACCTCAACTTCGGCAACCCTGAGAACCCGGCGGTGATGTGGCAGTTCACCGAGACGCTTGCCGGTCTTTCGGAGGCGTGTGAGGCGCTGGACACGCCGATCGTCGGTGGCAATGTGTCGTTCTACAACGAGACCGACGGAGTGGACATCTTTCCTACGCCGATCGTCGGCATGCTCGGGCTTGCCGATCCGATGCCTCGGGTGCGTGCGAGAGGCGTCGAGCCCGGAATGTCGATCTTCGTGTGTGGTCCGCCTCAGAGCGAGAATGTCGCCGGGACGGCTTTTCAAAAGATCGTCCTCGGCACACATGGCGGCCGTCCGATCCCGTCCGACGCGGAGGTCGGCCGGCGGTCGATCGAGACGGCGATCCGGATTGCCCATACGGTCGACGGGGCGCTCCTGCATGACGTGGCGCGCGGTGGCGCCCTCGTCGCGCTCGTAGAGCTGCTCATTCCCGCCGGAAGCGGGGCCGCGATAGGCGCGCCGTCGTACGCCGAGGCGTTTGGCGAGGACCCGCATCGTTTCGTGTGCCTCGTACCGGAGCGGCGGGTCCAGGACGTCGTGCGCATCGCCGAAGATGTCGGATGTCGTTTCGAGATGTGGGGAATCACCTCGGTCTCGGATCACCTGGAGTTCGACGACGGATCGCGCGTGCCTCTCGATCGGTTGAGGGACGCCTGGGCGGGCGCCATCGCTGCAAGGATGACGGGGGCGGCCCATGGGTAG
- the purS gene encoding phosphoribosylformylglycinamidine synthase subunit PurS yields MKAIVTIRRRENIADPEGSTIRRALGDLGFADVQAVRVNRTIELDLQGLDRDEVISQAREMCDRLLVNPVMEDFDIEIVA; encoded by the coding sequence ATGAAGGCCATCGTGACGATCCGGAGGCGTGAGAACATCGCCGATCCCGAGGGCAGCACCATCCGCCGCGCCCTCGGCGATCTCGGATTCGCCGATGTGCAAGCCGTTCGTGTCAACCGGACGATCGAACTGGACCTGCAGGGCCTGGATCGAGACGAGGTCATCTCGCAAGCACGCGAAATGTGCGATCGGCTCCTCGTCAACCCGGTCATGGAAGACTTCGACATCGAGATCGTGGCTTGA
- the purD gene encoding phosphoribosylamine--glycine ligase has translation MNVLLLGKGGREHAIGWKLSRSPRLRRLISLPGNPGLARLGEVKTGVDPSDPAAVTAFARSAKVDLVVVGPEAPLAAGVADALRAAGVAVFGPDRAAARLETSKSFAKEIMARAGVPTGSSETFSEDRGALAHLERIDGPFVVKADGLAAGKGVLVTEDIAEARHWVRACFDGRFGDAGSTVVIEEYLPGDEISVFGLTDGTDVIGLRPARDYKRLREGDAGPNTGGMGSFTPVEGFDDAWVQSIVESIIKPVLGTLSEDGIEYVGFIYAGIVLTPEGPKVLEFNCRLGDPETQAILPTLDGDLLELIGSCIDGTAGNVAPRWNDLAAVNVVLAAAGYPEAPVGGDQITGLDSEQDDTLVFHAGTREDDGRLVTAGGRVLSVIGLGADVASARARAYDRVATIGFDGCRYRKDIAG, from the coding sequence ATGAATGTGCTCCTCCTCGGCAAAGGCGGCCGTGAACACGCCATCGGATGGAAGCTGTCCCGGAGTCCTCGTCTGCGGCGGCTGATCTCACTTCCCGGAAACCCTGGTCTCGCTCGACTCGGGGAGGTGAAGACCGGCGTCGACCCTTCCGATCCGGCGGCGGTGACGGCGTTTGCCCGATCGGCGAAGGTCGACCTCGTCGTCGTCGGGCCGGAAGCACCGCTGGCCGCAGGGGTCGCCGACGCTCTCAGAGCAGCCGGCGTCGCGGTGTTCGGTCCGGATCGTGCCGCCGCCCGGCTGGAGACTTCGAAGTCGTTCGCGAAGGAGATCATGGCCAGGGCGGGCGTGCCGACGGGATCTTCCGAGACCTTCTCCGAGGACCGGGGAGCGTTGGCGCATCTCGAGCGGATCGACGGTCCGTTCGTCGTAAAGGCCGATGGTCTGGCGGCCGGCAAGGGTGTCCTGGTGACCGAAGATATCGCCGAGGCCCGGCACTGGGTCCGGGCGTGTTTCGATGGACGGTTCGGTGATGCCGGCTCGACCGTCGTGATCGAGGAGTACCTGCCGGGCGACGAGATCAGCGTGTTCGGGCTCACCGACGGTACCGACGTGATCGGGTTGCGTCCCGCCCGCGACTACAAGCGCCTCCGAGAAGGCGACGCCGGCCCGAACACAGGAGGAATGGGCTCCTTCACTCCTGTCGAAGGATTCGACGACGCCTGGGTGCAGAGCATCGTCGAGAGCATCATCAAACCGGTTCTCGGGACTCTGTCGGAGGACGGCATCGAGTATGTCGGATTCATCTATGCGGGGATCGTCTTGACTCCCGAGGGACCGAAGGTGCTCGAATTCAACTGCCGGTTGGGAGATCCGGAGACCCAGGCCATCCTGCCGACCCTCGACGGCGACCTGCTCGAGCTCATCGGCTCGTGCATCGACGGCACCGCCGGCAACGTTGCACCGCGCTGGAATGACCTGGCTGCCGTGAACGTCGTTCTGGCGGCCGCCGGGTATCCGGAGGCTCCCGTTGGCGGAGATCAGATCACCGGTCTCGATTCCGAACAGGACGACACCCTCGTCTTTCACGCCGGTACGCGTGAGGACGACGGCAGGCTCGTCACTGCCGGAGGCCGGGTGCTGAGCGTGATCGGACTTGGAGCGGACGTGGCGTCGGCCCGTGCCCGAGCGTACGATCGGGTCGCGACGATCGGTTTCGACGGTTGCCGGTATCGAAAGGACATTGCTGGATGA
- a CDS encoding zinc-dependent metalloprotease, whose amino-acid sequence MNEDLFSQLFDLFNQPGPVNWKLAAELTGHLAGGREPIEPRIAEEYQHLSRLAQLQITGETPLDPGAFSDAIPTDRRGWADSHLMSFRYLVEPIAPKFAEGAMPGPLAMLGPALLGLQMGIMVGFVSQRTLGHFDLGLPSVEAMDISFIVPNIEAFATENGLDRRQVRLWVALREIMHTALFSKSWVRPHFLELVERYLDGLELDPEALAGRLQGFQDPEQFEQLVGESGGFSGLLTTPEQQPDLEALQAFVAIIDGYAEYLMNGAAARLLPDLARMREALNRRRSEPAQGEEVLTTLLGLEVRPNQEIGTASFCDEVARRWGEDALTTLWEQPANLPTLAELTDPVGWAARVLLPTEDL is encoded by the coding sequence ATGAACGAAGACCTCTTCTCGCAACTGTTCGACCTGTTCAACCAACCGGGTCCGGTGAACTGGAAGCTGGCGGCCGAGCTCACCGGCCACCTCGCAGGCGGCAGGGAACCGATCGAGCCGCGAATAGCCGAGGAATACCAGCATCTGAGCCGTCTCGCCCAACTGCAGATCACCGGAGAGACCCCCCTGGATCCGGGAGCGTTCTCCGACGCGATCCCAACGGACCGGCGCGGTTGGGCAGATTCGCATCTGATGAGTTTTCGGTATCTGGTCGAACCGATCGCACCCAAGTTCGCAGAGGGGGCCATGCCCGGTCCTCTCGCCATGCTCGGTCCGGCACTGCTGGGTCTGCAGATGGGCATCATGGTCGGTTTTGTCAGCCAACGGACGCTCGGCCATTTCGATCTCGGTCTCCCAAGCGTGGAGGCCATGGATATCTCGTTCATCGTTCCGAACATTGAGGCGTTTGCCACCGAGAACGGCCTCGACCGCCGACAGGTGCGACTCTGGGTCGCCCTACGCGAGATCATGCACACCGCGCTCTTCTCGAAATCGTGGGTCCGGCCTCACTTCCTCGAACTGGTCGAGCGGTATCTCGACGGCCTCGAACTCGACCCCGAGGCACTCGCAGGGCGCCTCCAGGGATTCCAGGACCCCGAGCAGTTCGAGCAGCTCGTCGGCGAGTCCGGCGGGTTTTCCGGTCTGCTCACCACCCCGGAACAGCAACCCGACCTCGAGGCGCTCCAGGCGTTCGTGGCGATCATCGACGGTTACGCCGAATACTTGATGAACGGGGCGGCGGCCAGGCTGCTGCCCGACCTGGCCCGGATGCGGGAAGCGCTGAACCGCCGCCGATCCGAGCCCGCCCAGGGCGAGGAAGTCCTCACGACGCTGCTTGGTCTCGAGGTGCGGCCGAACCAGGAGATCGGTACGGCAAGTTTCTGTGACGAAGTCGCTCGCCGCTGGGGCGAGGACGCACTGACAACG
- a CDS encoding phosphoribosylaminoimidazolesuccinocarboxamide synthase: protein MLALKHVASGKVREIYEVDEERLLFVATDRISAYDVVLPDMIPDKGRVLTGLSLYWFDFLETPNHFLTTDLGGIGLSDDEVAELTGRAMIVRRADVIPMECVVRGYLYGSSWREYRAGGGPTTEHLPAGLQMAQQLPEPLFTPATKAESGHDENLTVAGARTLVGDDVYERLRDVAIDLYRRAASAAAEKGVLLADTKFEFGFVGDELLLIDEVLTPDSSRYWPADQYEIGAVMPSYDKQYVRDWLDSTGWDHTPPAPVMPDDVKAATRARYVEAFERLTGTSFDGYLR from the coding sequence GTGCTGGCGCTCAAACACGTGGCCTCGGGCAAGGTTCGCGAGATCTATGAAGTCGACGAGGAGCGATTGCTCTTCGTCGCCACCGACCGCATCTCCGCGTACGACGTCGTGCTTCCCGACATGATTCCCGACAAGGGACGGGTACTCACGGGTCTGTCCCTGTACTGGTTCGACTTCCTCGAAACGCCCAACCACTTCTTGACCACGGACCTCGGTGGGATCGGTCTCTCCGATGATGAAGTGGCGGAACTCACCGGCAGGGCAATGATCGTGCGCCGCGCCGACGTGATCCCGATGGAGTGCGTCGTGCGCGGTTACCTGTACGGGAGCTCATGGCGCGAGTACCGGGCAGGGGGAGGGCCGACCACCGAGCATCTTCCCGCCGGGCTGCAGATGGCCCAGCAACTCCCGGAGCCGCTGTTCACGCCCGCGACGAAGGCCGAGAGCGGGCACGACGAGAACCTCACCGTCGCGGGTGCACGAACACTGGTCGGCGACGATGTCTACGAACGCCTTCGCGATGTGGCCATCGACCTGTACCGGCGTGCCGCGTCCGCGGCGGCCGAGAAAGGCGTGCTGCTCGCGGATACCAAGTTCGAGTTCGGTTTCGTCGGTGACGAGCTGCTGCTCATCGATGAAGTCTTGACCCCAGACTCATCCCGCTACTGGCCGGCCGACCAGTATGAGATCGGAGCCGTGATGCCTTCGTACGACAAACAGTACGTGCGCGATTGGCTCGACTCGACGGGCTGGGACCACACTCCACCCGCCCCAGTGATGCCGGATGACGTCAAGGCTGCAACCCGGGCCCGTTACGTCGAGGCGTTCGAGCGGCTCACCGGGACCTCGTTCGACGGGTATCTGCGATGA
- the purQ gene encoding phosphoribosylformylglycinamidine synthase subunit PurQ, with product MNVGIVVFPGTNCEHDVAHAFGLLGAQTEFVWHRETTLDGLDGVVLPGGFAHGDYLRAGAIARFSPVMDAVADAADSGVPVLGICNGFQVLCEAGLLPGALIANRDLRFICRPVHVRVEATDSVLTRAAKPGQVLRIPLNSYEGNYVRAEEAPRTILRYCGPDGTIGEASNPNGSFDSIAGVTNAAGNVAGLMPHPERAFEDFMTSTDGRVLFESFLSLAEAAHD from the coding sequence TTGAACGTCGGCATCGTCGTATTCCCCGGTACGAATTGTGAGCACGATGTCGCCCACGCGTTCGGGCTCCTCGGCGCGCAGACCGAGTTCGTGTGGCACCGAGAGACGACTCTGGATGGTTTGGACGGTGTCGTGCTGCCCGGCGGCTTCGCCCACGGCGACTATCTGCGCGCCGGTGCGATTGCACGGTTCTCGCCGGTGATGGACGCCGTGGCAGATGCCGCCGACTCCGGTGTGCCCGTCCTCGGGATCTGCAACGGTTTCCAGGTGCTCTGCGAGGCGGGACTGCTTCCCGGGGCGCTGATCGCCAACCGGGACCTACGGTTCATCTGCCGTCCCGTTCACGTGCGGGTCGAGGCGACAGACTCGGTGCTCACCAGAGCCGCCAAGCCCGGGCAGGTGCTGCGCATACCGCTGAACTCCTATGAAGGGAACTACGTTCGTGCGGAAGAGGCGCCCAGAACCATCCTGCGCTACTGCGGTCCGGACGGGACGATAGGCGAGGCTTCCAATCCCAACGGTTCGTTCGATTCCATCGCAGGAGTCACCAATGCCGCGGGCAACGTCGCCGGACTCATGCCGCACCCCGAGCGGGCCTTCGAAGACTTCATGACCTCCACGGACGGCCGAGTGCTCTTCGAATCATTCCTGAGCCTTGCGGAGGCGGCCCATGACTGA
- a CDS encoding PDZ domain-containing protein encodes MSDRTVPRDEDPRVAPPRPPLPPEQPVRTLVARRRGVLPAAIIGGILGATIAMAALFAIGVLPPQETFMTSTATTLPSIAPAQASSPSTAVATIAARAIPSIVTVQIGEGNGRTDPASASGSGVVYTANGFILTNNHVVEDAGFVRTVLSDGRIYQATVVGTDPVTDLAVISIDAPDLTPLQLANPSSYRIGDLAVAIGNPLGLYGGPSVTSGIISAFNRELEVTANERLFGLLQTDAPITRGSSGGALLDATGRLIGITTAIGLSDVGAEGLGFAVPVSIVQGVANDLIRDGVVHHAFIGVQVEPAFEDIGGAQVPEGARIVSFEGSTGIQDTETKVGDIITAIDGTSVIGVNDLIALLRTHRAGQTITLSLLHNGNPIEVDAVLGERPDQP; translated from the coding sequence ATGAGTGATCGTACCGTCCCCCGAGACGAAGATCCGAGGGTTGCTCCACCACGGCCTCCCCTGCCGCCGGAGCAGCCGGTCCGGACTCTTGTCGCGCGCCGGCGCGGTGTCCTTCCGGCGGCGATCATCGGCGGCATCCTCGGAGCGACCATCGCCATGGCCGCCCTCTTCGCGATCGGCGTCCTTCCCCCTCAGGAAACGTTCATGACATCGACAGCGACGACACTCCCCTCGATCGCGCCGGCTCAGGCATCCTCACCTTCGACCGCGGTGGCGACCATCGCCGCCAGGGCGATTCCTTCGATCGTCACGGTCCAGATCGGAGAGGGCAACGGCCGCACCGACCCGGCCTCCGCAAGCGGCTCAGGGGTCGTGTACACGGCCAACGGATTCATCCTCACCAACAACCACGTGGTGGAAGACGCCGGTTTCGTGAGGACCGTGCTCTCCGACGGCCGCATCTACCAGGCCACCGTCGTCGGTACGGACCCGGTGACCGACTTGGCGGTGATCTCGATCGATGCGCCCGATCTCACACCGCTCCAGCTGGCGAACCCGTCCAGCTATCGCATCGGTGATCTCGCAGTCGCCATCGGCAACCCGCTCGGTCTCTACGGAGGACCATCGGTGACTTCCGGCATCATCTCCGCCTTCAATCGCGAGTTGGAGGTCACCGCGAACGAGAGACTCTTCGGCCTCCTCCAGACCGACGCTCCCATCACCCGCGGGTCCAGCGGCGGCGCCCTTCTCGACGCAACCGGTAGGCTCATCGGCATCACGACCGCCATCGGCCTCAGTGACGTGGGCGCAGAGGGTCTCGGCTTCGCGGTACCGGTCAGCATCGTCCAGGGGGTAGCGAACGATCTCATCCGTGACGGCGTCGTGCACCATGCGTTCATCGGCGTGCAGGTGGAACCGGCATTCGAGGACATTGGAGGCGCCCAGGTCCCGGAAGGCGCCCGTATCGTCTCGTTCGAAGGAAGCACGGGCATCCAGGACACGGAGACCAAAGTCGGAGACATCATCACCGCCATCGACGGCACCAGCGTCATCGGTGTCAACGACCTCATCGCCCTGCTCCGCACACACAGGGCCGGCCAGACGATCACGCTTTCACTGCTGCACAACGGGAATCCGATCGAAGTCGACGCCGTGCTCGGCGAGCGGCCGGACCAGCCATGA
- the purF gene encoding amidophosphoribosyltransferase, with protein sequence MGSPFDRPGEACGVFGAFAPGSNVAGLIYFGLFALQHRGQESAGIAVGNGEQLTAYKNMGLVATVFDESKLAGLQGSIGIGHTRYSTTGSSTWDNAQPSFRGLSDRSIALGHNGNLINTVELAARLGSAPGSTDSELMTETIAQKILQDPGLSLADAIAEAMPEFEGAYTLVVMDESTVAAARDPHGFRPLSLGRLPTGGHVVASETAALDIVGADFVRDIEPGEVIVLTDAGVESRFPMEPADSCLCVFEYVYFARPDSVVAGQNIHGARVAMGIRLAEESPVEADVVVPIPESGIPAAQGFAAASGIPYRDGLVKNRYVGRTFIEPEQIVRDRGIRMKLNPIRETLDGRRVILVDDSIVRGSTTRKLVELVRGAGATEVHLRVSSPPYRWPCYYGMDTSDRSSLLAAHRSEEEIADFLEVDSLGYLSLDGLLDSLPNANQSFCTACLSGDYPTAIGNHKFVREEA encoded by the coding sequence ATGGGTAGCCCATTCGATCGCCCCGGAGAGGCCTGCGGGGTCTTCGGAGCCTTCGCACCGGGGTCCAACGTCGCCGGCCTCATCTACTTCGGGCTGTTTGCACTGCAGCATCGCGGGCAGGAAAGCGCCGGCATAGCGGTCGGCAACGGGGAACAGCTGACGGCGTACAAGAACATGGGGCTGGTCGCGACGGTATTCGACGAGAGCAAACTCGCCGGACTGCAAGGTTCGATCGGTATCGGGCACACGCGGTATTCGACGACCGGTTCGAGCACCTGGGACAACGCACAACCTTCGTTCCGGGGGCTCAGTGACCGCAGCATCGCGCTCGGACACAACGGCAATCTCATCAACACGGTCGAGCTCGCCGCCCGGCTGGGGTCTGCACCGGGGTCGACCGACTCGGAGCTGATGACAGAAACGATCGCGCAGAAGATCCTCCAGGACCCGGGACTGTCGCTCGCCGATGCGATCGCCGAAGCGATGCCGGAGTTCGAGGGCGCCTACACGCTCGTGGTGATGGATGAGTCCACCGTCGCCGCGGCGCGCGACCCCCACGGATTCCGCCCGCTCTCGCTCGGCCGGTTGCCGACCGGCGGCCACGTCGTCGCATCCGAGACCGCTGCACTCGACATCGTCGGTGCCGACTTCGTGCGTGACATCGAACCGGGGGAGGTCATCGTGCTCACCGACGCCGGAGTCGAGTCACGATTCCCCATGGAGCCCGCCGATTCGTGCCTGTGCGTATTCGAGTACGTCTATTTTGCCCGTCCGGACAGCGTCGTCGCCGGTCAGAACATACACGGTGCACGGGTGGCGATGGGGATCCGACTGGCAGAAGAAAGCCCTGTGGAGGCCGATGTCGTGGTGCCGATTCCCGAATCCGGCATCCCGGCTGCGCAGGGGTTTGCCGCGGCGTCCGGGATCCCCTACCGGGACGGGCTCGTGAAGAACCGGTATGTGGGGCGCACGTTCATCGAGCCGGAGCAGATCGTGCGCGACCGGGGGATCCGGATGAAACTCAACCCGATTCGTGAGACGCTGGACGGCCGCCGGGTGATTCTCGTCGACGACTCGATCGTTCGCGGTTCCACGACGCGCAAACTCGTGGAGTTGGTACGCGGTGCCGGGGCGACCGAGGTGCATTTGCGGGTTTCCTCACCCCCGTACCGTTGGCCCTGTTACTACGGGATGGACACGTCCGATCGTTCGAGCCTGCTTGCCGCGCACCGATCCGAAGAAGAGATCGCGGACTTTCTCGAGGTCGACTCGCTCGGATACCTGAGCCTCGACGGTCTCCTCGATTCGCTGCCGAACGCCAACCAGTCGTTCTGTACGGCGTGTCTGTCCGGCGACTATCCGACCGCGATCGGGAACCACAAGTTCGTTCGGGAGGAGGCATGA